A window of the Plasmodium vivax chromosome 12, whole genome shotgun sequence genome harbors these coding sequences:
- a CDS encoding transcription factor IIIb subunit, putative (encoded by transcript PVX_118025A), which produces MKVNQVVCKNCHSTDVETNEGQGEVICLRCGSVLEENKIVESLEFVENNNGAISMVGQFVPASGNKSFILSWGVRESRELSLQKGYINIQKIADHLHLSTQHVEAAQRIYLMALQRNFTMGRNNSYVAASCLYTICRREKSPVMLIDFSDILQTPVKPLGKTFLKLLRLLHISVPNIDPSLYLERFAHKLNLKNAIYKVTYTGIKLIQAMTRDWICTGRRPTGLCGAALLISTRMHGIFIHSNTIANIVRISNPTIIKRLSEFKNTSTAKMKAADFDRVRLNDMPSNSLPPCVIASNKRKLRQDMLRNNQAASLCDSEEIFSSAASAKCGKNSEQLLTNDTYSPNCNEDSFSLNNTMNSGNCYDADDVLSYNNLTLLDSRSSCNGMEDGTTATTTGCSVNGGSTRGIGHVSELNSTIGSCLPSGSTLGESQTGDDGETLTNSGINVEEICNENPEGNDLDQLAKKIINTIDVEKQSDILKMKVSSLHMNSSQCDGSDYGEGSEREKLPPSNSNSQVKVKKENELTSNLAIKSTVSIASINRLSDLDSCLTPPVVSGKELIPSNGDCTNGGCQDVSLSSPLRNEKQNSTKPTPADAINGCLAKNALPNPPQMDDGLESLNNEPETTYCSTLKETLNSELSHLLNDVDDFNILQYAQSAKESNRIDQPSGSHNEDVNHVSSILSDFNYFFENNSNTVESQPPNGVDIPSDASLEQLNESLSDFYDSEIENIILSEKERKRKMLIWDDMMKSYFPQYYKQLKKQKKKRSSYHPDRVGAEKSRKKKKKENDDHPLDEQTTGDSVIMALEKSDKSMSTKMNYDVLKSLFSS; this is translated from the exons ATGAAGG TGAATCAAGTCGTATGCAAAAATTGCCACAGCACGGATGTTGAGACGAACGAAGGACAAGGGGAGGTGATTTGCCTGAGGTGTGGCTCCGTCCTGGAGGAGAACAAAATCGTGGAATCTTTGGAGTTCGTCGAGAATAACAATGGGGCTATTTCGATG GTCGGACAGTTCGTTCCCGCGAGTGGGAACAAATCGTTCATCCTCTCGTGGGGAGTGCGAGAGAGCAGAGAGCTATCCTTGCAGAAGGGGTACATTAACATTCAGAAAATCGCGGACCACTTGCACCTATCGACGCAGCACGTGGAAGCTGCGCAGAGAATCTACCTGATGGCTCTGCAGAGGAACTTCACCATGGGGAGAAACAACTCATACGTAGCAGCGTCCTGTCTGTATACCATATGTAGAAGGGAGAAATCCCCCGTGATGCTAATCGATTTCAGTGACATTTTGCAGACGCCTGTGAAGCCACTAGGAAAAACATTCCTCAAGTTGTTACGATTGCTTCATATCAGTGTGCCTAATATAGACCCCTCCCTCTATTTGGAGCGTTTTGCTCATAagctaaatttaaaaaatgccatttATAAAGTTACATACACAGGGATAAAGCTCATTCAGGCCATGACGAGGGACTGGATATGTACTGGCAGGAGACCCACAGGGTTATGTGGTGCCGCCTTGTTAATATCTACGAGAATGCATggcatttttattcattcgAATACTATTGCGAACATTGTGAGGATATCCAATCCGACCATCATCAAGCGTTTGTCCGAATTTAAGAACACGAGCACAGCTAAGATGAAGGCCGCTGACTTTGATAGAGTGCGCCTGAATGATATGCCGTCCAATTCGCTACCCCCTTGTGTTATTGCTTCTAATAAGAGGAAGCTCAGACAAGATATGCTGAGGAATAACCAAGCAGCATCCCTGTGTGATAGCGAGGAGATCTTCAGCTCCGCTGCAAGTGCGAAGTGTGGGAAGAATTCAGAGCAGCTCCTAACCAATGATACCTACTCTCCCAACTGTAACGAAGATTCCTTTTCCTTAAACAACACGATGAACAGTGGCAATTGTTACGATGCGGATGATGTGTTGTCTTATAACAATTTGACTCTCTTGGATAGTCGCTCCTCCTGTAATGGTATGGAGGACGGCACCACTGCCACCACCACAGGGTGCAGTGTAAATGGAGGTAGCACCCGTGGAATTGGCCACGTCAGCGAGTTGAATAGCACCATAGGTAGCTGCCTTCCTAGTGGAAGTACGCTTGGAGAGAGCCAAACGGGGGATGATGGAGAGACACTAACGAACAGCGGAATAAACGTAGAAGAAATTTGTAATGAGAACCCAGAGGGTAACGATTTAgaccagctagccaaaaagaTTATCAACACCATAGATGTAGAGAAGCAGTCCGACATCCTAAAAATGAAAGTCTCTTCTTTACATATGAATAGTTCCCAGTGTGATGGCAGTGACTACGGGGAGGGCAGCGAAAGGGAGAAACTTCCCCCTTCCAACAGTAACAGCCAAGTGaaggttaaaaaggaaaatgagcTAACCAGCAATCTTGCCATCAAATCGACCGTGTCCATCGCGAGTATAAATCGTTTGTCCGATTTGGACTCCTGCCTAACCCCCCCCGTGGTTAGCGGCAAAGAGTTGATACCCTCAAATGGTGATTGTACAAATGGGGGGTGCCAAGATGTGAGCTTATCATCCCCGCTACGCAATGAGAAGCAGAACTCGACGAAGCCCACCCCCGCTGATGCTATCAACGGTTGtcttgcaaaaaatgcactgCCTAACCCCCCCCAGATGGATGACGGGCTGGAGAGCCTAAACAATGAACCCGAAACGACCTACTGTAGCACACTCAAAGAAACGCTCAACTCGGAGCTGAGCCACCTGCTTAACGACGTGGACGATTTTAACATTCTACAGTATGCCCAAAGTGCAAAAGAGAGTAACCGAATTGACCAACCGAGTGGCAGCCACAACGAGGATGTAAACCATGTTAGTAGTATCCTCTCAGactttaattattttttcgaaaataatTCCAACACTGTGGAAAGCCAACCGCCAAACGGGGTTGACATCCCTTCAGATGCATCCCTAGAGCAACTGAACGAATCGCTCTCCGACTTTTACGATAgcgaaattgaaaatatcaTCCTCtccgaaaaggaaagaaaaagaaaaatgctcATATGGGATGACATGATGAAGAGCTATTTTCCCCAGTACTACAAGCAGCTTAAAaaacagaagaagaaaaggtcCTCATACCATCCTGACCGTGTGGGTGCAGAGAAGAgtaggaaaaagaagaaaaaagaaaatgacgACCACCCTCTGGATGAACAAACGACAGGAGATTCCGTCATAATGGCTTTAGAAAAGTCAGACAAGAGCATGTCAACCAAGATGAATTATGATGTTCTGAAATCCCTTTTTTCGTCATGA